One genomic region from Fictibacillus marinisediminis encodes:
- a CDS encoding M28 family metallopeptidase: protein MGKRKNSGSLRKKYLASSMALALLASAALPFTHASAQTKEEDLTGFAKDKSEWQTEFETKFQNGVKEDSIKKYGRALSKRPALVGTKGNDAGVQYALDELKKAGLKPKVHTYDVYLSHPNSISITQTAPFQRELKVTEDLKKGTPFKNEVVEGYNAYSPSGDVEGELVYANYGTPEDFKELAMQGVSVKDKIVIVRYGKNFRGVKPDLASQYGAKGVLIYSDPKDDGYLKGPVYPDGPWRPKDAIQRGSILYIYRYPGDPLTPGKASVDGVKRIQANKANSLPRIPTTPISYGEAQGLLQAMGGKEAPKAWQGGLPFKYHLGNEASKVRLNLDIEYETKPIHDITVTFKGAKYPNEKIIIGGHRDTWTYGASDNISSWSTIMEMARSLGKLYENGWRPDRTIVLAGWDGEEYGLLGSTEYAEQHQKELTKDAVAYINMDGIAGQFFGAGAVPSLNPLIYDVAKKVTEPRSGLSVYDDMLVRNDGKEQEIDLLGSGSDYTAFLQHLGVPSADVGFGAAGGLYHSAYDNSDSVERFFDPGYKHQAAAGRFTGLMALRLANAQVLPFQYSEYAESVQKLLADVEKGGTLGVDISGLKAKAKEWEEASNQLETYSQGLLNSGKGKPKQWKQLNSALIQQERDLISKQGLASRSWFKHQIFAPGLTTGYAAQPLPALVEAQQAKDTEAFKKAVKQLEKSLTKAAWTAEDAVE, encoded by the coding sequence TTGGGAAAACGTAAAAATTCCGGCTCACTTAGGAAGAAGTACCTGGCAAGCAGTATGGCGCTTGCCCTTTTGGCATCCGCAGCTCTGCCTTTCACACATGCATCCGCACAGACGAAGGAGGAGGATCTGACAGGTTTTGCAAAGGACAAGTCCGAGTGGCAGACAGAGTTTGAAACGAAATTCCAGAACGGTGTAAAGGAAGACTCGATCAAAAAGTATGGCAGGGCGCTTAGCAAACGTCCGGCTTTGGTCGGCACGAAGGGCAATGATGCCGGCGTCCAATATGCGCTCGATGAACTGAAGAAAGCAGGCCTGAAGCCGAAGGTCCACACGTACGATGTCTACCTATCCCACCCCAACAGCATCTCCATCACCCAGACCGCACCGTTTCAGCGAGAACTCAAAGTCACCGAAGATTTAAAGAAAGGCACGCCTTTTAAAAACGAAGTCGTAGAAGGCTATAACGCCTATTCCCCTTCAGGAGATGTGGAAGGAGAGCTTGTGTATGCCAACTATGGAACCCCTGAAGACTTCAAAGAACTGGCCATGCAGGGCGTATCGGTCAAAGATAAGATCGTCATCGTCCGCTACGGCAAAAACTTCCGCGGCGTGAAGCCGGATCTTGCCTCCCAATACGGAGCGAAAGGCGTTTTAATCTATTCCGATCCGAAAGATGACGGCTATCTCAAAGGGCCGGTTTACCCTGATGGACCGTGGCGCCCGAAAGATGCCATCCAGCGCGGAAGTATCCTCTATATCTACCGCTATCCGGGCGATCCGCTGACTCCTGGGAAAGCATCGGTCGACGGTGTGAAACGAATCCAAGCCAATAAAGCCAATTCACTGCCAAGAATCCCGACAACGCCGATCTCCTACGGCGAGGCACAAGGACTGCTGCAGGCCATGGGCGGCAAAGAGGCGCCAAAAGCATGGCAGGGAGGCCTTCCTTTTAAATATCACCTCGGAAATGAAGCTTCCAAGGTTCGCCTTAACCTTGATATTGAGTATGAAACAAAACCGATTCATGATATTACGGTGACGTTTAAAGGAGCCAAGTATCCGAATGAAAAAATCATCATCGGCGGCCACAGAGACACGTGGACGTATGGTGCAAGTGATAACATTTCCAGCTGGTCCACGATCATGGAGATGGCCCGTTCCCTCGGCAAGCTGTATGAAAACGGCTGGCGCCCGGATCGTACGATTGTTCTTGCAGGCTGGGATGGGGAAGAATACGGTCTGCTCGGTTCCACTGAATACGCAGAACAGCACCAAAAGGAACTGACGAAGGATGCGGTCGCATACATTAACATGGACGGCATTGCCGGACAGTTTTTCGGTGCCGGTGCTGTGCCTTCTCTAAATCCTTTGATCTATGATGTGGCCAAAAAGGTCACAGAACCGCGATCAGGTCTGTCCGTTTATGATGACATGCTCGTCAGAAACGACGGCAAAGAACAAGAGATCGACTTGTTGGGCAGCGGCTCAGACTATACGGCCTTTCTTCAGCATCTCGGTGTGCCTTCTGCTGATGTCGGTTTTGGTGCAGCGGGTGGCCTTTATCACAGTGCCTACGATAACTCCGATTCTGTGGAACGGTTTTTTGACCCTGGCTACAAACATCAGGCTGCAGCGGGCCGTTTTACCGGTCTAATGGCCCTGAGGCTGGCCAACGCACAAGTTCTTCCGTTCCAATACTCCGAGTATGCAGAATCTGTGCAAAAACTGTTGGCTGACGTGGAGAAAGGCGGAACACTTGGTGTGGATATCAGCGGCTTAAAAGCAAAGGCGAAAGAGTGGGAAGAAGCCTCGAATCAACTGGAAACTTACAGCCAAGGCCTTCTGAACAGCGGAAAAGGGAAGCCGAAGCAATGGAAACAGCTGAACTCCGCATTGATCCAGCAGGAGCGTGACCTGATCAGCAAACAGGGACTCGCGAGCCGAAGCTGGTTCAAGCATCAGATTTTTGCACCGGGACTCACTACCGGTTACGCTGCTCAGCCATTGCCTGCATTAGTTGAAGCACAGCAGGCAAAGGACACTGAAGCTTTCAAAAAAGCGGTAAAACAACTGGAAAAATCGCTCACAAAAGCAGCCTGGACAGCAGAGGATGCGGTCGAATAA
- a CDS encoding dihydrodipicolinate synthase family protein, with translation MLKPEIKELLLDGTVIPAHPLALHKNRKLDEKSQRRLTNYYMDAGAGGIAVGVHTTQFEIRDPRFDLYEKVLRMAAEEVKHRELQKPFIKIAGICGGTEHAKEEAVVAKELGYDLGLLSPGGLSHLSEDEMLERTKRVSEIIPVFGFYLQPTVGGRVFSYDFWCEFADIPNVYAIKMAPFNRYQTLDVIRAVCQSKRRDEIALYTGNDDNIVQDLLTSYEVMVDGERVRKSIAGGLLGHWAVWTKRAVELFDEIKSVRNNEVIPASLLRRSQEITDANAAFFDAANGFKGCIAGINEVLARQGLLQGNWCLLEQEKLSPGQSAEIDRVYRDYPHLNDDAFVKQLNVSK, from the coding sequence ATGCTGAAGCCCGAGATCAAAGAGCTTTTATTGGATGGAACCGTAATTCCTGCACATCCCTTGGCACTTCATAAAAATAGAAAGCTGGATGAAAAGAGCCAAAGGAGACTGACAAACTATTATATGGATGCCGGGGCTGGCGGTATAGCTGTTGGTGTGCATACGACACAATTTGAAATAAGAGATCCCCGGTTTGATCTCTATGAAAAAGTACTGCGTATGGCCGCCGAGGAAGTGAAGCACCGAGAGCTGCAGAAGCCTTTTATAAAAATTGCAGGTATTTGCGGAGGGACTGAGCACGCAAAGGAAGAGGCGGTCGTGGCGAAAGAGCTAGGCTATGATTTGGGTCTTCTCAGTCCTGGCGGGCTTTCCCACTTAAGTGAGGATGAAATGCTGGAAAGGACAAAAAGAGTTTCAGAAATTATCCCGGTTTTCGGTTTTTACCTGCAGCCAACTGTTGGTGGACGTGTTTTTTCGTATGACTTCTGGTGCGAATTTGCGGATATTCCAAACGTATACGCGATCAAGATGGCCCCTTTCAACAGGTACCAAACATTGGATGTCATCAGGGCAGTCTGCCAGTCCAAGCGGAGGGATGAGATTGCTCTCTATACCGGAAATGATGATAATATTGTGCAAGATCTTTTGACTTCGTATGAAGTGATGGTGGACGGTGAAAGGGTAAGAAAATCAATTGCTGGCGGTTTGCTCGGGCATTGGGCAGTCTGGACGAAAAGGGCTGTAGAGCTGTTTGATGAGATCAAATCAGTCCGAAACAACGAAGTTATTCCAGCTTCCCTTCTCCGGAGAAGCCAGGAAATCACGGATGCCAATGCTGCATTCTTTGATGCTGCCAATGGTTTCAAAGGATGTATTGCCGGCATCAATGAAGTATTGGCACGCCAAGGGCTGCTGCAGGGAAACTGGTGTCTCCTTGAGCAAGAAAAACTCAGCCCCGGTCAGTCTGCAGAAATTGACAGGGTGTACAGAGACTATCCTCATCTAAATGATGATGCGTTCGTTAAGCAGCTGAATGTATCCAAATAG
- a CDS encoding NAD-dependent epimerase/dehydratase family protein, which yields MQTLHELEEVMTRPSEHLIRDLGNLDGDIMILGVGGKMGPTLAKLAKRALGQGNISKRVIGVSRFSSGTLRTELEEAGIETISADLLKEEDLQRLPDVRNIIYMAGHKFGTTGNEFYTWAMNTYLPGRVAEKFPNSRHVVFSTGNVYPLVPLAHGGCDEHHPVNPVGEYAQSCLGRERIFSYFSRKNGTQVTLFRLNYAIDMKYGVLLEIAKQVYQGNPVDVTMGHVNVIWQGDANEYALRSLHVSESPPAILNITGPETVSIRWLARQFGERFNKQVTFFGEEQPTALINNSSKAHQVFGYPKTPLNTMIEWTAEWVEADGQTINKPTHFQERQGAF from the coding sequence ATGCAAACGTTACATGAACTTGAAGAAGTAATGACAAGGCCATCTGAACACTTGATCAGGGACTTAGGAAACTTGGATGGAGACATTATGATTCTTGGAGTAGGAGGGAAGATGGGCCCGACACTGGCAAAGCTCGCCAAACGTGCTCTCGGTCAAGGCAATATTTCAAAGCGGGTGATCGGTGTGTCCCGCTTTTCATCAGGAACCTTGCGGACAGAGTTGGAAGAGGCCGGTATAGAGACGATCAGTGCGGACCTGTTAAAGGAGGAAGACCTTCAGAGGCTGCCTGACGTGAGAAATATCATTTATATGGCGGGACATAAATTTGGCACGACAGGCAATGAATTTTACACATGGGCCATGAATACTTACCTTCCGGGCCGGGTAGCTGAGAAGTTTCCGAACTCCCGCCATGTCGTGTTCTCAACGGGAAATGTTTATCCTCTCGTGCCCCTGGCCCATGGAGGGTGTGACGAGCATCACCCGGTCAATCCCGTCGGCGAATACGCGCAATCGTGCCTTGGCAGAGAAAGAATATTCTCGTATTTTTCCCGGAAAAACGGTACACAGGTCACCCTTTTCAGACTGAATTATGCGATTGATATGAAATACGGTGTCCTTCTGGAAATTGCCAAGCAAGTCTATCAGGGAAATCCAGTCGATGTCACGATGGGCCATGTGAATGTGATCTGGCAGGGAGATGCAAACGAATATGCTCTCCGGTCGCTGCATGTTAGTGAAAGCCCACCGGCTATTTTAAACATTACTGGGCCTGAAACGGTTTCCATCCGGTGGCTGGCCCGGCAGTTTGGTGAGCGGTTCAATAAACAAGTTACTTTTTTCGGTGAGGAGCAGCCAACCGCATTGATTAATAATTCCTCTAAAGCCCATCAGGTATTTGGTTATCCAAAAACACCGCTGAATACGATGATTGAGTGGACAGCGGAATGGGTGGAAGCGGATGGACAAACGATAAATAAACCGACCCATTTTCAGGAAAGGCAAGGGGCTTTTTAA
- a CDS encoding alpha/beta hydrolase, which produces MHSSQLNREIDVKWLFSDQLQEGDVQVLFVQDGYYYMKLGGLQETFEKLLEEKPELAKNLVMVTVSPGSPSQRREVYHPDGEHFEAFTDFFYNEVLPDVQQKLKAINMNVVKMGSLGDSLAGVISLYLAMKKPEIWSHLMLQSAAFDVEMAEDARRQIQQPNWKIYQVVGERENNFKSPVTGEIAHIYDGNKSMMKVFGEKELSLDYHVEDEEHRWIFWKDDLPRALCFFLKN; this is translated from the coding sequence ATGCACAGCAGCCAGTTAAACCGCGAGATTGACGTAAAGTGGCTGTTTTCTGATCAGCTTCAGGAAGGGGATGTGCAGGTTCTCTTCGTGCAGGACGGTTATTATTACATGAAACTCGGAGGACTCCAGGAAACGTTTGAAAAGCTGCTGGAGGAAAAGCCTGAACTCGCCAAGAACCTCGTCATGGTAACGGTAAGCCCGGGATCTCCATCACAGCGAAGAGAGGTGTATCATCCGGACGGCGAGCACTTTGAGGCATTTACCGACTTCTTTTATAACGAAGTGCTGCCGGACGTGCAGCAGAAGCTGAAGGCCATCAATATGAACGTGGTCAAAATGGGATCACTCGGTGATTCGCTTGCCGGAGTCATCTCACTTTACCTCGCCATGAAAAAGCCGGAGATATGGTCTCACCTCATGCTGCAGTCAGCCGCATTTGATGTCGAGATGGCGGAAGATGCACGGCGTCAGATCCAGCAGCCGAACTGGAAGATCTATCAGGTCGTCGGTGAGCGGGAGAATAACTTTAAGTCGCCGGTTACCGGGGAAATTGCCCATATTTATGACGGCAACAAAAGCATGATGAAGGTGTTTGGGGAGAAAGAGCTATCCCTTGATTATCATGTGGAAGACGAAGAACACCGCTGGATCTTCTGGAAGGACGATCTGCCAAGGGCGCTGTGCTTCTTCCTGAAAAACTAA
- a CDS encoding DHA2 family efflux MFS transporter permease subunit codes for METSSYKQSTIVALLLAGSFIAILNQTLMITAIPPVMKEMHITANSAQWLTTVFMLVNGIMIPVSAFLLERFSTRQLFITAMSVFAFGTLVAGFAPNFETLLLGRVIQSSGAGVMLPLMQTVFLMIFPVHKRGAAMGLIGLVISFAPAIGPALSGWVTSHYSWRVLFFIILPIALIDILIAYFALKNVTEVTKPKVDVLSIVLSSVGFGGLLYGFTCAGNYGWTAKSTVISLLVGAAALVLFITRQLRLKHPMLEFRVFTKGIFPITVSIGMITFMGLIGAETIIPLFMQNMRNFTAFEAGLALLPGALITGLMSPITGRIFDRIGAKWLALTGLTIITVSSFAFSFLGPATSFTYITVLYGVRMFGLSMVMMPAATAGLNQLPKRLIPHGAAMDNTMRMIAASVGTAILVTVMTTTEETAKHLPDIAHPDMYGANIAFMVISVLSLIGIVLTFFIKKEKAVEGAGE; via the coding sequence ATGGAAACATCAAGTTATAAACAGTCTACCATCGTAGCGCTCCTGCTCGCAGGATCTTTTATCGCTATACTGAACCAAACGCTCATGATCACAGCGATACCGCCAGTTATGAAAGAGATGCACATTACAGCAAACAGTGCCCAGTGGCTGACAACCGTCTTCATGCTTGTGAACGGAATCATGATTCCTGTCAGTGCTTTTTTATTGGAGCGCTTTTCAACGAGGCAGCTTTTTATCACCGCCATGAGCGTATTTGCTTTTGGTACATTAGTGGCTGGATTTGCCCCTAATTTTGAGACACTGCTGCTTGGGAGGGTCATCCAGTCGAGCGGTGCAGGGGTCATGCTTCCGCTGATGCAAACTGTATTTTTAATGATTTTCCCTGTGCATAAGCGCGGCGCAGCCATGGGATTAATCGGTCTCGTCATATCCTTTGCACCAGCGATTGGTCCCGCTTTATCAGGCTGGGTAACCTCTCATTATTCATGGAGAGTTCTGTTTTTTATCATCTTACCGATCGCACTTATTGATATTTTGATCGCCTATTTTGCTTTGAAAAACGTGACAGAAGTGACGAAACCGAAAGTGGATGTTCTCTCCATCGTTTTGTCTTCGGTTGGTTTCGGAGGTCTGCTGTACGGGTTTACGTGCGCGGGCAATTACGGATGGACGGCGAAGAGTACGGTGATCTCCCTTTTGGTGGGTGCAGCAGCACTCGTGCTGTTTATTACAAGGCAGCTGCGCTTGAAACATCCGATGCTTGAGTTTCGTGTCTTCACGAAAGGAATTTTCCCGATCACTGTCTCCATTGGAATGATCACTTTTATGGGATTGATCGGAGCGGAAACGATCATTCCGCTGTTTATGCAGAACATGAGGAATTTCACAGCATTCGAAGCAGGTCTGGCCCTGCTGCCAGGTGCCTTGATCACCGGTCTGATGTCACCGATCACGGGCAGGATCTTTGATCGGATCGGAGCGAAATGGCTGGCGCTAACCGGCTTAACCATCATTACGGTGTCATCGTTCGCCTTTTCCTTTCTAGGGCCGGCGACATCGTTCACATATATCACCGTATTGTATGGAGTCCGAATGTTCGGCTTGTCCATGGTCATGATGCCAGCGGCCACCGCCGGGTTAAATCAGCTGCCAAAACGGCTCATTCCTCATGGAGCGGCCATGGATAATACGATGAGGATGATTGCTGCATCTGTTGGTACAGCGATTCTTGTTACGGTGATGACGACGACCGAAGAAACGGCCAAGCATCTCCCTGACATTGCTCATCCGGATATGTATGGCGCGAACATTGCCTTTATGGTCATTTCTGTTCTTTCTCTCATTGGAATTGTACTTACCTTTTTTATTAAAAAAGAAAAAGCCGTTGAGGGAGCAGGAGAATAG
- a CDS encoding endonuclease/exonuclease/phosphatase family protein produces MTIHIMTYNLRVGGSAGSGPHTWEKRRPLMKKLLQNYTPDVLCTQEGTYWQLTGLEEDLLQYDWIGLGREGGSKGEFMAVFFRKDKYRAVDFDHFWLSETPAEIGSVSWETACPRMATWVFLEDRGTKETFYVMNTHLDHISVRAREEGAALLVQERKGFQSGVPVILTGDFNTHPGSRVYEILTGSGELFDSWRTADERKGSGLGTFNDFTDENGGGEEQRIDWVLVSESWEVEGAEIVDVKVNDEFPSDHYPVYVKMGLKRS; encoded by the coding sequence ATGACCATTCACATTATGACTTATAATTTGAGAGTAGGAGGAAGTGCGGGAAGCGGGCCGCATACGTGGGAAAAGAGGCGGCCGCTGATGAAAAAACTGCTTCAAAATTATACCCCTGATGTATTGTGCACGCAGGAAGGAACCTATTGGCAGCTGACCGGCTTGGAGGAGGATCTGCTTCAATATGATTGGATCGGGTTAGGCCGCGAAGGAGGTTCAAAAGGCGAGTTTATGGCGGTCTTTTTCAGGAAAGATAAGTATCGGGCTGTTGATTTTGACCATTTCTGGCTCTCGGAAACACCGGCGGAAATCGGCTCCGTTTCGTGGGAAACGGCTTGTCCGCGTATGGCCACATGGGTTTTCCTGGAGGATAGGGGGACGAAGGAGACCTTCTATGTAATGAACACCCACCTGGACCATATTTCAGTGAGAGCGAGGGAAGAAGGAGCCGCATTGCTGGTTCAGGAACGGAAGGGTTTTCAGAGTGGTGTTCCGGTTATCCTGACCGGGGACTTCAACACTCATCCCGGCAGCCGTGTATACGAGATCTTAACCGGGAGCGGAGAACTGTTTGACAGTTGGCGGACTGCAGATGAAAGGAAGGGCAGCGGCCTGGGAACGTTTAATGATTTTACGGACGAAAACGGCGGCGGAGAAGAACAAAGGATTGACTGGGTTTTGGTGAGTGAATCATGGGAAGTAGAAGGAGCAGAAATCGTTGATGTAAAAGTCAACGATGAATTTCCAAGTGACCACTATCCCGTGTATGTGAAGATGGGGCTTAAGAGAAGCTGA
- a CDS encoding zinc-dependent alcohol dehydrogenase: MKSVAAQEGKITMIESDIPKVQDHYLLVKTAHSVISTGTELSVIRSSRNRTAYLGYSAAGRVVECGKHTDPFSKGDLVACYGVPYVRHSQYLLVPKTLCCSVPDNVQAKEAAFAGVGAIAIHALRMTQLQFGESVVIAGLGVLGQIIAQISHACAYNVLPYEVNASRAELFQSVSKVAVSTTRETLEERIKEKTNGYGADAVLLCAGGGHSPLTNESLEWIRDKGKIVIVGDVEPDFNRSRMFGKEAQILISRAGGPGRYDPGYEKNAQDYPYAFVRWTEGRNMEEFLRLLSEHRIQVNDYLQESIPFEDIHEAYEELQQGKTGVLTKVIDYE, encoded by the coding sequence TTGAAAAGTGTAGCAGCCCAAGAGGGGAAAATTACGATGATTGAAAGTGATATCCCTAAGGTTCAGGACCATTATCTCTTGGTGAAAACAGCACATTCAGTCATTAGTACCGGAACCGAATTGTCGGTCATTCGGTCGAGCCGGAACCGCACGGCGTATCTGGGATACAGTGCCGCCGGAAGAGTTGTGGAATGTGGAAAACATACGGATCCTTTTTCTAAAGGGGATTTGGTTGCCTGTTATGGGGTTCCGTATGTCAGGCACTCACAATATCTCCTAGTTCCCAAAACGCTGTGCTGCTCTGTGCCTGATAATGTTCAGGCAAAGGAAGCTGCATTTGCTGGCGTAGGGGCCATCGCGATCCATGCGCTGCGAATGACGCAGCTGCAGTTTGGGGAGTCTGTTGTGATCGCAGGGCTTGGCGTGCTGGGGCAGATCATCGCACAGATTTCTCATGCGTGCGCCTATAATGTCCTTCCATATGAAGTAAATGCCAGCCGAGCGGAATTGTTTCAATCGGTTTCCAAGGTGGCTGTTTCGACAACACGGGAAACGCTGGAGGAACGAATTAAAGAAAAAACGAACGGATACGGGGCGGACGCTGTCCTTCTTTGTGCAGGAGGGGGACATTCTCCACTGACGAATGAAAGCCTGGAATGGATCAGGGACAAGGGGAAAATTGTGATCGTAGGAGATGTGGAACCCGACTTTAACAGGAGCCGGATGTTCGGAAAAGAAGCACAGATCCTTATTTCACGGGCAGGAGGACCCGGCCGGTACGATCCGGGTTATGAAAAGAACGCCCAGGATTATCCGTATGCTTTTGTCCGGTGGACGGAAGGACGCAACATGGAGGAATTCCTGAGGCTTTTGAGCGAACACAGGATACAGGTCAACGATTACCTCCAAGAGTCCATTCCTTTTGAAGATATCCACGAAGCCTATGAAGAACTGCAGCAAGGGAAAACAGGTGTACTGACGAAGGTCATCGATTATGAGTGA
- a CDS encoding extracellular solute-binding protein, whose protein sequence is MSEKTSREQFKLKFDQFIGSIKQQITEGLLPVGEFLPSELTLAERYDLSKNSVRRGLELLVKEGLIVKKSRVGNLVAASRPFEPLTLKLGYYPSIKNEAVLNELIRRFEEQHPMIKVQTINLPYNHYGQTVYDFFQNDMVDAVTINYNDFQELGPYHEEMFEPLPVSDDIYPFLNKGFSTQDQYVKPFLFSPIILCYNVTHFEEHGIALPDSGWQWEDALAAAEKLSVLNPETKRCGFYFHPLSLNRWPIFLLQNQVNFTWDKNGEVQFDSGRFIESIKRFKHVVEQQKMAVNYLSDSDQDSEALFKAGKASMIMCSYFSLNQMKDAEIAYDIAPLPYSEDARTMLLMIGLAVNKNSQKKEAAKLLVDFLASEECQERIRQKTLSIPAVKKVAERTGGEQVHLPSRFKMFREIVPTYRLYSSLGLSFKELKEIRDELRLYLSGLLDEAFLCKRIEAKLSKTVHSVMAGERGNEH, encoded by the coding sequence ATGAGTGAAAAAACGAGCCGAGAACAATTCAAATTGAAGTTTGATCAATTTATTGGATCGATAAAACAACAGATTACAGAGGGTTTGCTTCCAGTGGGAGAATTTTTGCCTTCTGAACTGACGCTCGCCGAACGGTATGATCTTAGCAAAAATTCGGTCAGAAGAGGACTTGAGCTGCTGGTGAAGGAAGGGCTGATTGTCAAAAAATCAAGGGTCGGCAATTTAGTGGCAGCCAGCAGACCGTTTGAACCGCTGACCCTTAAATTGGGATATTATCCTTCCATTAAAAACGAAGCTGTCCTGAATGAACTCATCAGGCGGTTTGAGGAACAGCATCCCATGATCAAGGTCCAGACGATCAACCTTCCTTACAACCATTACGGGCAGACCGTTTATGATTTCTTTCAGAACGATATGGTGGACGCCGTGACGATTAACTATAACGACTTTCAGGAACTTGGGCCTTATCATGAAGAGATGTTTGAACCACTGCCGGTTTCGGACGATATCTATCCCTTTTTAAATAAAGGATTTTCCACACAGGATCAGTATGTGAAGCCTTTTCTCTTCTCGCCGATTATCCTGTGCTACAACGTCACGCACTTTGAGGAGCATGGCATTGCCTTGCCGGACAGCGGATGGCAATGGGAAGATGCCCTGGCAGCTGCTGAGAAGCTGTCAGTACTGAATCCCGAAACAAAAAGGTGCGGCTTTTATTTTCACCCGCTGTCTCTTAACCGCTGGCCGATCTTTTTGCTGCAGAATCAGGTGAACTTTACATGGGACAAAAATGGCGAAGTTCAGTTTGATTCAGGCCGTTTTATCGAGAGCATCAAGCGGTTTAAGCATGTCGTTGAGCAGCAGAAGATGGCCGTGAATTATTTGTCGGACAGTGACCAGGATTCCGAAGCGCTCTTTAAAGCAGGAAAAGCTTCCATGATCATGTGCTCTTACTTCAGTTTAAACCAGATGAAAGATGCGGAAATTGCTTATGACATCGCACCGCTTCCTTATTCAGAGGACGCGAGGACGATGCTCCTTATGATCGGCCTTGCTGTGAACAAGAACTCTCAAAAGAAAGAGGCAGCGAAACTCCTGGTGGACTTTTTGGCTTCCGAGGAATGCCAGGAGAGAATCCGCCAGAAGACATTGAGTATACCGGCCGTAAAAAAAGTCGCTGAGCGGACGGGAGGCGAACAGGTCCACCTGCCTTCCCGTTTCAAGATGTTCCGGGAGATTGTTCCTACTTACAGGCTATACAGCAGCCTTGGGCTTTCGTTTAAAGAACTCAAGGAAATCCGTGATGAGCTTAGGCTCTACTTATCGGGGCTGTTGGATGAAGCATTTCTTTGTAAAAGAATCGAGGCAAAGCTGTCAAAGACAGTTCACTCCGTGATGGCGGGAGAAAGGGGGAACGAGCATTGA